From the Teredinibacter turnerae T7901 genome, one window contains:
- a CDS encoding D-alanine--D-alanine ligase, whose amino-acid sequence MVSCDMEQGVNRGLPKLKLGDRPYTWYEFLPAWIMYLPVVAYWLLLAVRYRSWGLPMLANPNIPLGGMVGESKAGILSQAGNVATPFILPWVSVARTDTSDDVMLAQALREMALAKIDFPIVAKPDLGCRGAGVSKCDSKEELRQYIRTFPHHRVFLIQQLAPWSAEAGVFYIRHPHAERGRIVSLTLKYRPTVIGDGTHTIQQLIRKHARARRLAGVYEAYCRNRLDDIPALGEEVVLGFLGSHCRGSIFRDGADWITPDLEKVFDRILQDVPEFYYGRLDIKFDTIQSLARGERFSIIEINGASSEQTHIWDPKFNIFITLHVLLNQYRILFSIGEAVRRSGHKVPSAWQMIKTWIRELRAT is encoded by the coding sequence ATGGTTAGTTGCGACATGGAGCAGGGCGTTAATCGCGGCTTGCCTAAATTGAAACTCGGTGACAGGCCCTACACGTGGTATGAATTCCTACCCGCGTGGATTATGTATTTGCCGGTGGTTGCCTACTGGTTGTTACTGGCAGTGCGTTATCGCAGTTGGGGCTTGCCCATGCTCGCCAACCCCAACATCCCGCTGGGGGGCATGGTAGGAGAATCCAAAGCGGGGATTCTTTCGCAAGCTGGCAACGTGGCAACGCCATTTATCTTGCCCTGGGTATCTGTTGCGCGCACTGATACATCCGACGATGTCATGCTGGCGCAGGCGTTGCGCGAGATGGCGCTCGCAAAGATCGACTTTCCCATAGTTGCAAAGCCCGATCTGGGTTGCCGTGGCGCGGGCGTCAGTAAGTGCGACTCCAAGGAGGAATTGCGGCAATACATTCGCACGTTTCCGCACCATAGAGTATTTCTGATACAGCAGCTTGCGCCCTGGAGCGCAGAGGCTGGGGTATTCTATATACGCCACCCCCATGCCGAGCGCGGCCGGATTGTTTCGCTCACGCTCAAGTACCGGCCCACCGTTATTGGTGACGGAACGCACACCATTCAGCAGCTTATAAGAAAGCACGCGCGCGCCCGGCGCCTAGCCGGAGTATACGAAGCCTACTGCCGCAATCGGTTGGACGACATTCCTGCGCTGGGCGAAGAAGTTGTACTGGGGTTTCTCGGCAGCCACTGCCGGGGCAGTATTTTTCGCGATGGCGCTGACTGGATAACCCCCGACCTGGAAAAAGTGTTCGACCGTATTCTGCAGGATGTTCCGGAATTTTATTACGGCCGCTTGGACATTAAATTCGATACCATCCAATCATTGGCCAGGGGCGAGCGTTTTTCCATTATCGAAATCAATGGCGCAAGCAGCGAGCAAACCCATATCTGGGATCCAAAATTTAACATTTTTATCACGTTGCACGTACTACTGAACCAATATCGGATATTGTTCTCTATAGGCGAAGCGGTCAGGCGATCGGGACACAAAGTTCCTTCCGCCTGGCAAATGATCAAAACCTGGATTCGCGAGCTTAGGGCTACCTGA
- a CDS encoding DedA family protein produces MALTVEQLITTTAGNPWLLAAGVILLAWLWEDAAVVTAALLSLDNRLPLGMAFVAGLVGIGTGDFALYILGRFAHRWPRLTRRLLSSKRAVAMKQRFHQRTLSNIFLVRFIPGLRTVCYTFCGVWRIPLRRFLASIVTAGALWVLMIFAVVHLFGMSAFVRESPWKWTLIGFALALLLANNWLIPKWVERKNKAAANDG; encoded by the coding sequence GTGGCCTTGACGGTAGAGCAATTAATAACCACGACAGCAGGTAATCCCTGGTTGCTCGCAGCGGGTGTCATTCTCCTTGCTTGGTTGTGGGAGGATGCAGCGGTGGTGACTGCCGCACTTTTGTCGCTGGATAACCGGCTTCCTCTCGGTATGGCGTTTGTCGCAGGTCTGGTGGGAATTGGTACGGGTGATTTTGCGCTTTATATACTCGGGCGATTCGCGCACCGCTGGCCGCGGCTGACACGGCGACTTCTTTCAAGTAAGCGCGCGGTAGCTATGAAGCAGCGTTTCCACCAGCGCACCTTGTCTAATATTTTCCTCGTGCGATTCATCCCGGGTTTGCGCACCGTGTGCTACACATTCTGTGGTGTGTGGCGGATACCGTTGCGGCGATTTCTGGCATCGATCGTGACGGCCGGCGCACTATGGGTACTGATGATTTTCGCTGTCGTGCACCTGTTTGGTATGTCGGCGTTTGTACGTGAAAGTCCCTGGAAATGGACATTGATTGGCTTTGCGTTGGCGTTACTTCTGGCCAACAACTGGCTGATTCCGAAATGGGTGGAGCGCAAAAATAAGGCTGCCGCCAACGATGGTTAG